From the genome of Longimicrobiales bacterium, one region includes:
- a CDS encoding S16 family serine protease produces ALEGTLQWQNRSMFVDNYVGMPFDLSSVFFVATASDFYRVPRDLRELMVEIRIAGYTPEEKTEIARRKLLPRLVSEHGLTEQDVVFPDDAIDYLSYGYARDSGLGTMIRSLQTLLRTRARAKAQGDLKRWKFEADRIEDILGLPRYTATPAESKPEVGVVTGLAWTAAGGELMFIEALRMPGTGRLIITGLLGDVMRESVNAAYSYVRSRGESLGIDEETFRESDVHVHFPVGAIPKDGPSAGIAVTLAVASSLSNRAVRHDIAMSGEVTLRGKVLEIGGVKEKVLAAHRAGIEEIILPTNNERDLRDVPEDVRGSIRFHFVGRMEEVVALALYDGGNGRRPALQVSAPGSEADEAAKEPVRTKKQKKTTTRRK; encoded by the coding sequence GGCACTCGAGGGGACGCTGCAATGGCAGAACCGTTCGATGTTCGTCGACAACTACGTCGGCATGCCGTTCGATCTTTCCAGCGTCTTCTTCGTCGCGACCGCCTCGGACTTCTACCGCGTACCGCGTGACCTGCGCGAGCTGATGGTCGAGATCCGCATTGCGGGCTACACGCCGGAGGAGAAGACGGAGATCGCACGACGCAAGCTGCTGCCGCGACTCGTGAGCGAGCACGGTCTTACGGAGCAGGACGTCGTCTTTCCCGACGACGCGATCGACTACCTCTCCTACGGCTACGCACGCGACTCGGGGCTGGGCACCATGATCCGCTCGCTGCAGACCCTGCTGCGCACACGTGCACGCGCCAAGGCGCAGGGTGACCTGAAGCGGTGGAAGTTCGAGGCCGACCGCATCGAGGACATCCTCGGCCTGCCGCGCTACACGGCGACACCCGCGGAGAGCAAACCCGAGGTCGGCGTGGTCACGGGGCTCGCGTGGACCGCGGCGGGCGGCGAGCTGATGTTCATCGAGGCGCTGCGCATGCCGGGCACCGGCCGCCTGATCATCACCGGCCTGCTCGGCGACGTGATGCGCGAGTCGGTGAACGCCGCCTACTCCTACGTGCGCAGCCGGGGCGAGTCGCTGGGGATCGACGAGGAAACGTTCCGTGAATCGGACGTGCACGTGCACTTCCCGGTCGGCGCGATCCCGAAGGACGGGCCATCGGCGGGCATTGCCGTGACGCTCGCGGTTGCATCATCGCTTTCGAACCGCGCGGTTCGCCACGACATCGCGATGAGCGGCGAAGTCACGCTGCGCGGCAAGGTGCTGGAAATCGGCGGGGTGAAGGAGAAGGTGCTCGCCGCCCATCGTGCGGGGATCGAGGAGATCATCCTCCCGACCAACAACGAGCGCGACCTCCGCGATGTGCCGGAGGACGTGCGCGGCAGCATCCGCTTCCATTTCGTCGGGCGCATGGAAGAGGTGGTTGCGCTCGCGCTGTACGACGGCGGCAACGGCCGACGACCTGCCCTGCAGGTATCAGCACCGGGGAGCGAGGCGGACGAGGCGGCGAAGGAGCCCGTCCGGACGAAGAAGCAAAAGAAGACGACGACCCGACGCAAGTAA